The following are from one region of the Mangifera indica cultivar Alphonso chromosome 14, CATAS_Mindica_2.1, whole genome shotgun sequence genome:
- the LOC123196483 gene encoding FAM10 family protein At4g22670 isoform X2: MMDASKLRELELFIDQCKSNPSLLRDPSLSFFRDYLESLGAKLPSASYKEDDSKSSYVVEESEDEMEDNERAETTVEEEEEEDEIIESDIELEGETVEPDNDAPQKMGDSSTEVTEESRLASQEAKAKAMEAISEGKFEEAIGHLTDAIMLNPTSAIMYGTRASVYIKMKKPNAAIRDANAALEINPDSAKGYKSRGMARALLGQWEEAAKDLHLASKLDYDEEISAVLKKVEPNAHKIEEHRRKYDRLQKEREERKIERERLRRRAAAQAAYEKAKQQEHSSSSRKPGGMPGGFPGGMPGGFPGSMPGGVPGNVDFSKILNDPELMAAFSDAEVMAALQDVMKNPANLAKHQANPKVAPIIAKMMGKFAGPK; this comes from the exons ATGATGGACGCATCAAAATTAAGAGAACTCGAATTGTTCATCGATCAGTGCAAATCCAATCCTTCTCTTCTTCGTGATCCATCCCTCTCCTTCTTCCGCGACTACCTCGAAAG TCTTGGAGCGAAGCTACCTTCTGCTTCATACAAGGAAGACGACTCCAAATCG AGCTACGTTGTGGAGGAGAGCGAAGATGAAATGGAAGATAATGAAAGAGCAGAAACGactgttgaagaagaagaggaagaggatgAGATAATTGAATCTGATATTGAGCTTGAAGGAGAAACAGTTGAGCCTGACAATGATGCTCCACAAAAG ATGGGAGACTCTTCAACTGAGGTTACTGAAGAGAGCCGTTTAGCCTCGCAGGAAGCCAAGGCCAAGGCCATGGAAGCCATCTCTGAAG GAAAATTTGAGGAGGCGATTGGGCATCTGACTGACGCTATTATGCTCAATCCGACATCAGCAATTATGTATGGGACTAGAG CTAGTGTATACATCAAAATGAAGAAGCCTAATGCTGCCATCCGGGATGCTAATGCAGCTTTAGAG ATTAACCCAGATTCTGCTAAGGGCTACAAGTCGCGAGGTATGGCAAGGGCATTGCTTGGTCAGTGGGAGGAGGCTGCAAAGGATTTGCACTTGGCATCAAAGTTAGATTATGATGAAGAAATAAGTGCTGTACTTAAGAAG GTTGAACCTAATGCACACAAGATTGAAGAACATCGTAGGAAGTATGACAGATTGCAGAAAGAGAGGGAGGAAAGAAAGATTGAGCGTGAAAGACTACGTCGTCGTGCTGCAGCTCAG GCTGCGTATGAGAAGGCTAAGCAGCAGGAGCACTCTTCCTCGAGTAGAAAACCTGGAGGCATGCCTGGAGGCTTTCCAGGAGGTATGCCTGGAGGCTTCCCTGGTAGCATGCCTGGAGGGGTGCCTGGAAATGTTGATTTCAGCAAAATATTGAAT GACCCTGAACTGATGGCAGCTTTTAGTGATGCAGAAGTCATGGCTGCTCTTCAAGATG TAATGAAGAATCCTGCTAACCTTGCGAAGCATCAAGCAAATCCTAAAGTGGCTCCTATAATTGCTAAGATGATGGGAAAATTTGCTGGACCAAAGTAG
- the LOC123196483 gene encoding FAM10 family protein At4g22670 isoform X1: MMDASKLRELELFIDQCKSNPSLLRDPSLSFFRDYLESLGAKLPSASYKEDDSKSKSYVVEESEDEMEDNERAETTVEEEEEEDEIIESDIELEGETVEPDNDAPQKMGDSSTEVTEESRLASQEAKAKAMEAISEGKFEEAIGHLTDAIMLNPTSAIMYGTRASVYIKMKKPNAAIRDANAALEINPDSAKGYKSRGMARALLGQWEEAAKDLHLASKLDYDEEISAVLKKVEPNAHKIEEHRRKYDRLQKEREERKIERERLRRRAAAQAAYEKAKQQEHSSSSRKPGGMPGGFPGGMPGGFPGSMPGGVPGNVDFSKILNDPELMAAFSDAEVMAALQDVMKNPANLAKHQANPKVAPIIAKMMGKFAGPK; this comes from the exons ATGATGGACGCATCAAAATTAAGAGAACTCGAATTGTTCATCGATCAGTGCAAATCCAATCCTTCTCTTCTTCGTGATCCATCCCTCTCCTTCTTCCGCGACTACCTCGAAAG TCTTGGAGCGAAGCTACCTTCTGCTTCATACAAGGAAGACGACTCCAAATCG AAGAGCTACGTTGTGGAGGAGAGCGAAGATGAAATGGAAGATAATGAAAGAGCAGAAACGactgttgaagaagaagaggaagaggatgAGATAATTGAATCTGATATTGAGCTTGAAGGAGAAACAGTTGAGCCTGACAATGATGCTCCACAAAAG ATGGGAGACTCTTCAACTGAGGTTACTGAAGAGAGCCGTTTAGCCTCGCAGGAAGCCAAGGCCAAGGCCATGGAAGCCATCTCTGAAG GAAAATTTGAGGAGGCGATTGGGCATCTGACTGACGCTATTATGCTCAATCCGACATCAGCAATTATGTATGGGACTAGAG CTAGTGTATACATCAAAATGAAGAAGCCTAATGCTGCCATCCGGGATGCTAATGCAGCTTTAGAG ATTAACCCAGATTCTGCTAAGGGCTACAAGTCGCGAGGTATGGCAAGGGCATTGCTTGGTCAGTGGGAGGAGGCTGCAAAGGATTTGCACTTGGCATCAAAGTTAGATTATGATGAAGAAATAAGTGCTGTACTTAAGAAG GTTGAACCTAATGCACACAAGATTGAAGAACATCGTAGGAAGTATGACAGATTGCAGAAAGAGAGGGAGGAAAGAAAGATTGAGCGTGAAAGACTACGTCGTCGTGCTGCAGCTCAG GCTGCGTATGAGAAGGCTAAGCAGCAGGAGCACTCTTCCTCGAGTAGAAAACCTGGAGGCATGCCTGGAGGCTTTCCAGGAGGTATGCCTGGAGGCTTCCCTGGTAGCATGCCTGGAGGGGTGCCTGGAAATGTTGATTTCAGCAAAATATTGAAT GACCCTGAACTGATGGCAGCTTTTAGTGATGCAGAAGTCATGGCTGCTCTTCAAGATG TAATGAAGAATCCTGCTAACCTTGCGAAGCATCAAGCAAATCCTAAAGTGGCTCCTATAATTGCTAAGATGATGGGAAAATTTGCTGGACCAAAGTAG